The genomic stretch GTAAAGGAAACAGGTGGCTAGTTTGGGGATATGTTGCAAAAATTCAGGCTTTTATATATTGTAGCTTCCTGATGCATGTTGGTTTTGAATTATTCATCAATTTATCCTTATTAAGGATACACCACTATTTTTGGATAAAATGCAaaagacaaaataataaatcCAGGTCTCCAGGATGCCGATGCCTCCATTAGCTGTGTCACTCCTTTTCAGATGGCAATAACCAAAATTCATATTCTACTATCTATAATTTGCTCCAAACTCCAAACAGTTTAACTGCATTCCAACAGATTCAATACCACTGTGGTAACAGGTCAAAACTATCTATGCAAACTGTCACACAGTTATTCAACAGTTACTATAAAACTCAAAGGTAAGTAAGAAATGTCTTGCTTTACTTTAATGTACCATCAGGTCTTTACTTACCCTCGGTAAAAAATGGGTTTACTAAGCACAACATATATttgttaaaaatatatgtacaaaaaatatatgtaaaaaaaaataacggaTTACAACGATGTTATAGTCATCATAAGTAGGCATCTGAAAAAGattaaaagcaaaacaaaaataacaaaggcAGGCTGAAGTAAAATGAGCTATTATTTTGGAACTTCAGTGATCTTGTCTATTGAACTGAGGAGAGCAGATACAAGGCACAAAGTCTCTCTTCCTGTTAGCAGCTGCCTAAAAGAGAAACAAATCACACATCCATCAGATTAAATCATATGCTGTATGGTTAATCAGTGAGGtttataaaatattcattttcaCACATCTACATCTTATGTTAACTCCTAAATTCAGGCTTTTCTTAATTTCTTGATGTAAATtgttttcatcaaccactttatcctggtaatTAAACAACAAAGAGGTGCTGTCTGTTTACCTCGAGTTTCTTAGTATAACTATTTTTGCACAGCAACTATTCATCAAGActtgcaaaaaataaattaatacaatgTTTGAGCTACATGAAACTGCAACTTCAGCACAATGTCAGCTTGCAATATCAATGTATTTAAATTAGTATCATATTTTGAAAAAATAATTATGGTCTACTGATTTTACAACCCTGCGTCCTGTTATCTTAAAACTGTATAATGCTCActaataaaatagaattttCCACATACTTAATGGAACTTTCTGCATCTTGAGTGACTTTATGAAGGTACTCCGATGCCACTTGTGCATTTTGTCTCATTGTGTGTAATGCAGCAGATTCCCCAGCTCGAAGTCTCTCATTTTCACATTTGTAGCTCTCTACCTGGCCCTGCAGAAAAAGTATCAGTTGTGGAAAAACAAGTACTGTTAATGACATAAGAATCACAACAGTACAAGCCcgaataaaaaaacagtaacatcAAACCTGAAGTTGCTGGACCTCTTGTTTTAATCTCAACAAATTGTTTTCAGCTTTAATTGCtcttttctaaaaataaataaattaattaattaacaaatacatttaaaaaacataattaaagaTACATTATCAATTTGAAAAAGGTTACATACTGTCATTAGCTGGAGATTTTGTTCCACAGATTGCACCATGGTCTCTAAGGCTTTAGCTTCTCTTTCTTCTTGCATCTTTCGATTGTGCATCTCATCTGTGAGCTGACTGATCCTACACACAGCACAGAAATGCTTACTGATTAGATCTGCATATCTATACAAAAAAATACTCATTAAATACATCATTAAAGATGCTGCATGATTGATGCTGAACACCATCACTTAGCTTATATTTCTTACTTTGCAGAGTCAGCTTCAGACTTTTTGATCAGCTCTCTAATATACCTTCTAAGCTGAGAGTTTTCTTCTCTTAGCTAAAAAGTACACATTAAATTAGTGATGTAAATTCAATTAAAACACAGGTTTTAAAACAAATCAGGATCTAATCACCTTTTGCTGGTCTCTAACCACATTGTCGGTGCTGTTCTTCTTAGCTTGGAAGGTCACGTCGATGACTGAGGTCTCCACATCTCCCTCATAGCTGCCAGTGCTTTTTCTGTGAAAGCGAGTGTCAGGTAAGAAGTCATTTCCCACTTCCCACTCGTCCACAGTTTCATCTTTAGACATTAAGGAGTGATCCAAAAAAGCACTGCCATCTAGATTCCCAGACAGTCCATGTGGCTGTTCAGCAGCTGAGTGCTGGTAGTTTCCAGTCCATTCACCCTCATGTTCATCATAAAAAGACTGAGCAAGCAAAGAGGGATCTGTAAAAAAGTGACTTTTTGGGCTGTGATCAAAGCCTCTGGAGTACTCATATTCATCTGCCAGTTGACAGGCAGCACCTGACATTTTCTACAGGAATAACAGAAGGCATTACTGGCATCAAAAAACAAATAAGCTTTCTCATGCtaatatatagaaaatatgcattttgcatCAGATATACACAAAATATACTTTATGAAGTCTGTGGCCTGACCTTAGTTTTGCTAATTCTGCCATTTTCCAAAAATGCATGTTGACGAAGAGTTATACTGTATGTGATTAGTGATGTTAGACATGTTAGATGTTAATCAATAAATCATGTATGGCATCATATAAAGCTAaaagatgtgttttatattttgatggaaCACTATAAACTCGTTGACAGGGATGCCATATTGGAAAGGGGATCTGTGACTGACTTATTAAACATcaggataaataataataaattattaaactataattaatataattaatctgtgtaaacaaattataaataaaactagACTGTATTCTATAAGACAAAGTAACATGCTAAAATTAGTCTTCGTTCTTTTCTCAATTGTCTCTAGTAATTGTTTACATGCGACAGATATAAATGGTAGATATAAACTgggataaaaatgcagcatacTGCTTAAACACTGCATGTAGTGGATTACCTCAACTCCATCGGTGGGGTAGACTGGTTGATTTTTGTTCCTGATGAATTCTTTAAAAGAGAAGGGGTTCAGTTCCTCCTCACCCTCTTCTGGCTCATCTAAAGTAGTTGTATAATAATATAGACATTaagataaaaatgcatttcACTGAACTGCACATTCTTTGTAGGAAAGAGCAAGCTTCTTTATTCTTTAGAGTTTTTACTCTTTGTCATGTATTACAAGCACaccaaaagtaaaaataatccTGAGTCAGTAATGAAAAATATATCTCTTAGCTAATGTTATTGTTTACTGCCAGAAATAATACTTAGATTcatgattaaataattaaatcactAAACCACTCCAGCAAACCAACATCACCACAATACAATAGACAAACACAATAGACTTAAACTAACTGTTTTGAACTTTAATTCTTCCATCTGCCTGACTGTTTTATCCTgagttatttttattactggGCACCACTTATTACCACACTAAccaattcattcactcactcatttactctctTACAACTAGGGGGAACTTTAGAGCAATCTTAAAGAGCTGAGTGAGACATTacaaacagaaagaaaacatGGCAAAAGTGTTTTAAATTTAAGGTAAGTTTAACTTTTACTGTGATACTTTTGTAGAAATGTGGGTGTATAATGCCTTACACAGTAAAGTAAACACTaagctattttattatttggcAAACAACACTCCTCTGTGTAGATAGGTTAAAATAGCTGCGTGTtagcaaattaaaaataatactagACTGTATTCTGAGATCTAATACATTTTATTCCGTtattcagttacttatttatcattttaaatgtatcatCACAGTTTGTTCTGTGAAAAGTAAGATGGAAGGATCTTGTTACCTAATCATTAAGTACTTGTTTAGTTTTCAGTTTTAACTCAGGTATTACTTTTAAAGATCTGTAGCCCAGCCTACCTTTGcaattacaaatacaaaatttAAATACCAAACTAAGCAAACAAATACCAGAGGATCCGACTAGATTTTCTTTCTTCTAAATTAAAGTCACCAAAGATGAATAACAAACCACACACAGGTTGCCAAGTGCCAACAAATCCCACCCACATCAAGACTGAATTCTCCTATTATTTCGGATTTTCAAATCTTATAGCAAAATACAGCTTGTTAGAATTATTTTAACCCATCAAGCAATGTTATCTCCATTCATATGTcttataaaatcatagcagaTGAGTGTTGTAATAGCTCCCTAAAGACACAAAAAAGAACTTCTTGCCAACCGAGCCAGTTGTACTATATTAAACTCAAGCTGACtgttttattattgatgtttatCTGAGTAAAACAAGTACCGAGACAAACTGTGATATTCAGACAGAGCAAAATCATCTTAATAGCTTTGTAATAGCTAAAGTAACAGCGACAGTACTTACCATCTTCAATAATGAGCTTTTTCTTGGTTGTTTTGTGTTTCGACATGTTTGCGTTTAGTTATTTAAGAGGATGAGAAGTATTTAGTGTATAACGTAGCGGTAGACATAAACTCTTATCACAGCGAAATAAACATTAAAGTGTAAAGCGCTCCCGTTAATTACAGGGCATCCATAATTATAACAATGTAAACATATCACAGTAAAACTTCAGCTCACTTCATATACTTCATCCTTTCCAGTTCTTGTCTTCCTCTCAGTTTAAAATCGGATAGTATTGAACACCGAGGTTGCCTACCGACACCTAGTGTTGAGGAGAGGAAACTCCAAAGCTAACCTGTAtactagtggtgtgcgatactgcaaaatttggtatcgatccgataccaagtaaatacagggccagtatcgccgataccgataccaataccgatactttttaaataattaaggtaaatgcatcatcaaattgctacattttcatgacctttatgtgtattattgtaatacatacatttttataagtagttgctctcagtagggttgtaaataaattcagttgtttaaagcggtccactttcttgtttctaggtgctttactttctcacaacgttaccatcatggcgtatcaccaccaagcagctaactttgtaaatttttaatagtgactgaATATATGTGcccttgtttatttaaaaaaaaaatcgatgctattctgaataagagcctcactacgcatgcttcGATTCAtttgcgcaaagtgcgtaaggtgtGTCCGTACTTTACatacgtatagtttacactattatttccataaaattgcccctatttctgtttctgcaaagcaaagtattcaaaaacttacaatcttccaatgcctaccaatgtactgatgtctgttaggattataacaacgtgacggtaccacaacataacacagcagagcaggaaggGAGGAGTGAAGTGAGCATgtgagatgtgagaggagctgctactgtctatacagacatggtctttactttctgatgaaacgggagaaacgtgctgaatgtagctgTATACAAAAGTCTGCATGCTTGATCGCTGCTACAATAAAATACACTGCAAGTATATCTTCACTGCACTAAAACTTTACCCATTATTTGCATCGCCCTTCTGGACAAAACACTCTTTCATGCATGCACATTAAGCAACCACGTCAaatattattttagtttcagCTGAACAATGTCAGGGTTCTGGGTTTAATCCATGTCTCAGGGTATTCTGGTTTTCTCCAACATCCAAAAAGCATGCATGATGGGGGACTGCTACTTCTTTAGAACAAATAGATTAGTAAATGCATGTGAATTTGTCCAGGGTATTTATGCCTTCTGGCAAGTGAATTGAGAATTGTAATAATTCTGGTATTACTACCACCCGACTATGGTGGAAAGGAGGAACTTTATTATGTTAGTTTTTGCAGCATAGGTCCAGGGACCTAGGTTTAATCCTTACCTAAACTTTCTGTTTGCTATAATCTCTTTCTTTATGGGTTGCCTCGGGTAATTTGGTTTCCTTCTGCCTTGCAAAACAGCAGAACTGCCTTCTCCAAATTGCCCTAACAGCATCATAGTGGATGTGAATGAATAATTGTTTGATGCTCTGTGATGTAAAAGTTTGGTCAGAGGTGTATTCTTGACCTGTGCtcagtgtttttaaattaaaaaaagctaTGCATCCATTTAGACTCGAtaaatcaggataaagcagttactgaaaATCAGTAAATACATGAAGGAATGTATTAGATTACTTTAGAACCTGTAAAGCCTTGTTTAAACTGCTAAGGTGGCAGTAGCTGTTTATCATGAAGTACAGATAAACTCATGGGTAACTgttgtaaattttatttaaaatgaaagatTGGAACTGTAGTGCTGAAGCTCTGTAAGAACATAAATAGTTTGACAATATAGAAAAAGAATTTCACAAAAAGAGTCCAGAATCGACATGCACCAACATGCAACGCACAACAGCAATGTGATGCATATTACTGAACACTGAATctgtttacaaataaaaaaaaataatgaaaagaaaaaggatACAGGACAGAAAATCCATCAGACATGCTACATTTCTTTAACCCAGTTTTGCAAAGTGGAACAGTACAACAGAAGTGCTTGTAAAATTAAATCATCACCATAAGAAACATTTAAGTAACATACTATatacaaaaatgaaataaataagtcTAGAAATAAATATTACCATAACACACTAATTTAAGCAACGCTACATTGCTGAAAGTGCAACCCATACACTACAAACCTGAACCTGTGTCAGACAACCCTTCGTCTTTAATATTTACACCCGTACATTCTGAGGACAAACTATTTGATGAAGTTACATCAGACAAAAAGAATATTGTCTTCATATAGCACAGTGGTAGATTTATAATTATGGCCAGATTGACAGTTCTCTGCCAACATATGCATATGAAATGTCCAGCTTTCATTacaataaagagcaaaaaagtGCAGTCCACTGAATAGTCATTTATCATTCTTTTTCAGAAGAGACACAATACAGCAGCTGTGAAATAATGCACTTTTTCTCATGTAGTTTTTAAGCATGCAAACATTATCAGTTGCATGCAAACCCGTTACATTTAATGTACTTTATTGTATGAAGTCAACCGGTCCACCCAAAACAGTGCTTTGCAATTACATTCAGGGTCCATTGTCCACATGTACAACAAACATTTTCAACAACAGGATCCGCCATTCTTGAGCTATTGGCATTTATTATACGAAAAGTGCAAAATATGAACTCATTTCTGTGCTTAAACTGATGCTACAATCTGGCCATATCCTAAATAAATTGTTGGGTAATTTGCTTTAAATCAATGAAACATTCAAAGCCTCCAAACATACAGTTTCAAGAAACAAATGTTGAAATTTCCTGGATTTCTATATTAATTACTTATAAAATGTCTGAACTTCTGAATTCTAATATCACTGTACAGACTCTACAGGGATATAGAAAGTCTTAAACCACTAATCATAGGAACAGACCAACTTAGTTTGCCAAATAACActacaaaatcttgtaaaaGACTGAAGACTGGAAGCTGTTATTTCTAAAAGGGGGAGCAAGTCCATATTAATTCTTGGAATCCTTGTCTTGGAATGGGATGTtgaacaagctcatagtcaatCTGCAACATGCTACAAAAGCATTTTACAGACGTGAGTACATATCAGTCCATAACAAGACAAACAATCTATACATTAGACTTTTGTACTGTTGCTTCTCTCGCTGTCAGTGGGTGTCTTGCAAAAAATTGTAAGAAGAGCACAACAAGATTAGAGCAGAATAAAGTGGGGAAAAGTTTGGGTAAACTGACCTGGAGAACAaagcaaaacatttaaaacaca from Trichomycterus rosablanca isolate fTriRos1 chromosome 21, fTriRos1.hap1, whole genome shotgun sequence encodes the following:
- the entr1 gene encoding endosome-associated-trafficking regulator 1, which encodes MSKHKTTKKKLIIEDDEPEEGEEELNPFSFKEFIRNKNQPVYPTDGVEKMSGAACQLADEYEYSRGFDHSPKSHFFTDPSLLAQSFYDEHEGEWTGNYQHSAAEQPHGLSGNLDGSAFLDHSLMSKDETVDEWEVGNDFLPDTRFHRKSTGSYEGDVETSVIDVTFQAKKNSTDNVVRDQQKLREENSQLRRYIRELIKKSEADSAKISQLTDEMHNRKMQEEREAKALETMVQSVEQNLQLMTKRAIKAENNLLRLKQEVQQLQGQVESYKCENERLRAGESAALHTMRQNAQVASEYLHKVTQDAESSIKQLLTGRETLCLVSALLSSIDKITEVPK